A genome region from Blochmannia endosymbiont of Polyrhachis (Hedomyrma) turneri includes the following:
- the aroB gene encoding 3-dehydroquinate synthase codes for MKKIVVELGERSYPIVIGSGLFSSLLSGSSLQSGEVVMLVTDDNIASIYLDFVCKSLSDFGVSVDQLVISSGESYKSLSMFEYIITELLKKRHNRNVILIAFGGGVIGDLVGFTAATYQRGVRFIQVPTTLLAQVDASIGGKTGVNHALAKNMIGVIYQPISVIINLDFLYTLPSREFSSGLAEVIKYGIAFDSDFFAWLECNIENILNLEVSSLFYCVRRCCELKSFVITNDEHDQGSGVRALLNLGHTYAHAIESYFKYSQEWLHGESVSVGILMAANLSCMLGYLCDVDLKRIRSLLSRAGLPISPPKTMEIGDYLSYMIRDKKNISDDLCLILPVSIGHARVCTNIAHRLVKESIRGILGDM; via the coding sequence ATGAAAAAAATTGTTGTAGAATTAGGAGAACGTAGTTATCCAATTGTTATTGGATCTGGTTTATTTTCTTCTTTGTTATCTGGGTCTTCATTACAGAGTGGTGAAGTGGTGATGTTGGTTACTGATGATAATATTGCTTCAATATATTTAGATTTTGTATGTAAATCTTTAAGTGATTTTGGTGTAAGTGTAGACCAATTAGTTATATCGTCAGGTGAGTCTTATAAATCGTTAAGTATGTTTGAGTATATTATTACTGAATTATTAAAAAAAAGGCATAACCGTAATGTGATATTAATTGCTTTTGGTGGTGGTGTTATTGGAGATTTAGTAGGATTTACAGCGGCCACTTATCAAAGAGGTGTACGTTTTATTCAGGTACCCACAACGCTTTTAGCTCAGGTTGATGCTTCTATTGGAGGAAAAACTGGGGTTAATCATGCTCTTGCTAAGAATATGATTGGTGTTATTTATCAACCGATTTCTGTTATTATTAATTTAGATTTTTTATATACATTGCCGTCTAGAGAGTTTTCTTCTGGATTGGCAGAAGTTATTAAATATGGCATTGCTTTTGATTCTGATTTTTTTGCATGGCTTGAGTGTAATATAGAAAATATTTTAAATTTAGAAGTTTCATCATTATTTTATTGTGTTCGTCGTTGTTGTGAATTGAAAAGTTTTGTAATAACAAATGATGAACATGATCAAGGAAGTGGTGTTCGGGCATTATTGAATTTAGGGCATACATATGCTCATGCTATTGAATCTTATTTTAAATATAGTCAGGAGTGGTTACATGGGGAATCAGTATCAGTAGGTATATTAATGGCTGCGAATCTTTCTTGTATGCTTGGTTATTTATGCGATGTAGATTTAAAACGTATTCGATCACTTTTATCACGTGCTGGTTTGCCAATTTCCCCTCCAAAAACAATGGAAATAGGTGATTATTTATCTTATATGATTCGCGATAAAAAGAATATTTCAGATGATTTGTGTTTGATATTACCAGTTTCGATTGGTCATGCACGAGTATGTACTAATATAGCACATAGGTTAGTTAAAGAATCTATTAGGGGTATATTAGGGGATATGTAA
- the aroK gene encoding shikimate kinase AroK translates to MVEKRNIFLVGPMGAGKSTVGRQLAQKLHMDFFDSDTEIENRTGADISWVFDVEGEEKFREREEKVISELASKHGIILATGGGSIQSLKTRNCLSARGFVIYLKTSVTKQFFRTKYDKKRPLLQVVDDSQNVLEKLANERNPLYKEISDFVICTDEQNAKMIVNKIIHMLNFCG, encoded by the coding sequence ATGGTAGAAAAACGTAATATATTTCTTGTTGGCCCTATGGGGGCTGGTAAAAGTACGGTAGGTCGTCAGCTTGCACAGAAATTGCATATGGATTTTTTTGATTCTGATACTGAAATTGAAAATCGCACTGGTGCAGATATAAGTTGGGTATTTGATGTTGAAGGTGAAGAGAAGTTTCGTGAACGAGAAGAGAAGGTTATTTCTGAATTAGCTAGTAAGCATGGCATTATATTAGCTACTGGTGGTGGTTCTATTCAGTCTTTGAAAACAAGGAATTGTCTTTCGGCTCGTGGTTTCGTGATATATTTAAAAACTAGTGTTACTAAACAATTTTTTCGCACGAAATATGATAAGAAACGTCCGTTATTACAAGTCGTGGATGACTCTCAAAATGTTTTAGAAAAATTAGCTAATGAAAGAAATCCATTATATAAAGAGATTTCTGATTTCGTCATATGTACTGATGAACAGAATGCGAAGATGATTGTCAATAAGATTATTCATATGTTAAATTTTTGTGGTTGA
- a CDS encoding NfuA family Fe-S biogenesis protein produces the protein MIKITKLAQEYFLELLSKKTFNTQIRVFVINPGTQYAECKISYCSPQTIKNTDIKLQFDLISIFIDQTSKKYLQNAKIDLITNQLECKLTLTTPNITKQTHKKYNNNATLLKNIENVIESQINPQLQYHGGEIKLIEITQDLFVILKFMGGCNGCSMVSYTLKDAIEKKLLNLFPELKGIKDITEHIHGSHSYY, from the coding sequence ATGATAAAAATCACTAAACTTGCTCAAGAATACTTTTTAGAATTGTTATCTAAAAAAACGTTCAATACTCAAATACGTGTATTTGTCATCAATCCAGGCACTCAATATGCAGAATGTAAAATATCTTACTGTTCTCCACAAACCATTAAAAACACTGATATTAAATTACAATTTGATCTAATATCAATATTTATCGATCAAACTAGTAAAAAATACCTACAAAACGCAAAAATCGATCTTATCACTAATCAACTAGAATGCAAACTAACATTAACAACACCAAATATAACAAAACAAACACATAAAAAATATAATAACAACGCCACTCTATTAAAAAACATTGAAAATGTTATAGAATCCCAAATCAATCCACAATTACAATACCACGGAGGGGAAATTAAATTAATAGAAATCACACAAGATCTATTTGTTATACTAAAATTCATGGGCGGTTGTAATGGGTGCTCCATGGTATCTTACACTTTAAAAGACGCAATAGAAAAAAAATTACTTAATTTATTTCCAGAGCTAAAAGGCATAAAAGACATTACTGAACATATACACGGATCACATTCATATTATTGA
- the asd gene encoding aspartate-semialdehyde dehydrogenase, translating to MKRVGFIGWRGMVGSVLMHRMHEEHDFKNISSVFFSTSQFGQSILTINDQRQVLQNAWNLDLLSELDIIVTCQGSEYTSVVYSQLRENGWLGYWIDSASLLRMQDDSIIILDPVNSKLIDRAIDQGVKTFIGGNCTVSLMLMSLGGLFAENLIEWISVSTYQAASGYGAQGIRELLLQMGQLYNIVVDLLHDPSASILEIERKVTQLSRGNSLYVDCFRVPLAGSLIPWIDKISDNKGQSREEWKGQSETNKILGIVDDDTVCIDGVCVRVGSLRCHAQCFTIKLKKDVSLLNIEKIISAHNRWVRVIPNDPDCSLHELTPVAVSGTLNVPIGRLRKMNIGSLYLSAFSIGDQLLWGAAEPLRRMLLKLL from the coding sequence ATGAAACGGGTTGGTTTTATCGGTTGGCGGGGTATGGTTGGTTCCGTACTTATGCATCGAATGCATGAGGAACATGATTTTAAGAATATTTCCTCTGTTTTTTTTTCTACATCACAGTTTGGTCAATCTATTTTAACTATTAATGATCAGCGACAAGTTTTGCAGAATGCTTGGAATTTAGACTTATTAAGCGAATTAGATATTATTGTTACTTGTCAAGGGAGTGAGTATACTAGTGTGGTGTATTCACAATTAAGAGAGAATGGTTGGTTGGGTTATTGGATTGATAGTGCTTCATTATTAAGAATGCAGGATGATAGTATTATTATTTTAGATCCGGTTAATAGTAAATTAATAGATCGTGCTATTGATCAGGGTGTGAAAACATTTATTGGAGGTAATTGTACGGTTAGTTTAATGCTAATGTCTTTAGGGGGTTTATTTGCAGAAAATTTAATAGAATGGATATCTGTATCTACTTATCAGGCTGCTTCTGGTTATGGTGCACAGGGAATTCGTGAGTTATTATTACAGATGGGACAATTGTATAATATAGTAGTTGATTTATTACATGATCCATCTGCATCAATTTTAGAAATTGAGCGAAAGGTAACACAATTAAGTCGTGGTAATTCGTTATATGTTGATTGTTTTCGTGTCCCTCTAGCTGGTAGTTTGATTCCTTGGATTGATAAAATTTCAGACAATAAGGGGCAAAGCAGAGAAGAATGGAAAGGTCAATCAGAAACTAATAAAATTCTTGGAATTGTGGATGATGATACAGTGTGTATAGATGGTGTATGTGTGCGTGTGGGATCATTACGTTGTCATGCTCAGTGTTTTACTATTAAATTAAAGAAAGATGTTTCTTTATTAAATATTGAGAAGATTATATCTGCTCATAATCGGTGGGTTCGTGTTATTCCCAATGATCCTGATTGTTCATTGCATGAGTTAACTCCGGTGGCTGTTAGTGGGACATTGAATGTACCGATTGGGCGTCTTAGGAAAATGAATATTGGTTCCCTTTATTTATCAGCGTTTAGTATCGGTGATCAGTTGTTGTGGGGTGCTGCTGAGCCTTTGCGAAGAATGTTACTGAAATTGTTGTGA
- a CDS encoding YhgN family NAAT transporter — protein MNEMISSIILLFLIMDPIGNLPIFMSVLKHIEPKRRQIIVIREMLIALLLMLIFLFIGEHILSFLNLHTETVSISGGIILFLIAIKMIFPTTEGNNTNTTNGEEPFLVPLAIPLVAGPSVLATLLLLSHQYPDQLNLLTLSLLIAWALSMLILMLSNVFSHLLGDKGISALERLMGLLLIMISTQMLLDGIRDYLNK, from the coding sequence ATGAACGAAATGATATCATCTATAATTTTATTGTTCTTAATCATGGATCCTATCGGTAATTTACCAATTTTTATGTCAGTTCTTAAACATATAGAACCCAAAAGACGACAAATTATTGTTATTAGAGAAATGTTAATTGCATTATTGCTTATGTTAATTTTTTTATTTATTGGCGAACATATTTTATCTTTTCTTAATCTACATACAGAAACAGTATCGATTTCTGGAGGAATCATTTTATTTCTCATTGCCATTAAAATGATTTTTCCTACCACGGAAGGTAATAACACAAACACAACAAACGGAGAAGAACCATTTTTAGTACCACTTGCCATTCCTTTAGTAGCTGGACCATCAGTTTTAGCAACATTATTACTATTATCACACCAATATCCTGATCAATTAAATCTATTAACACTATCATTACTAATTGCTTGGGCACTATCAATGCTTATATTGATGCTTTCTAACGTATTTTCACACTTGCTAGGGGATAAAGGAATTAGTGCATTAGAAAGATTAATGGGATTATTACTTATAATGATTTCCACTCAAATGTTACTTGATGGCATACGAGATTATCTCAATAAATAA
- the yigL gene encoding sugar/pyridoxal phosphate phosphatase YigL translates to MFAIIASDLDGTLLSPAHNLTDFTKNVLRLLTSSYGVHFIFATGRHHVNVIKIRDSLKIDAYMITSNGSRVHNVLGELILSYDLDPVIAGELLNVVSRDEKILINIFRNDQWFINRDRMDHEHFFREFGFSYEVYQQDELPTDGICKIYFTSADCNRLLVLENLLKHRWGDYINISFSLPMCLEVMPIGVSKGHTLARVVDILGYSLKDCISFGDGMNDREMLAMAGKGCIMGNAHQLLKDTLPFLEVIGSNEDDAVPRYLQSLFLGI, encoded by the coding sequence ATGTTTGCTATTATTGCATCTGATTTAGATGGTACATTGTTATCTCCGGCTCATAATTTAACTGATTTCACCAAAAATGTATTACGTTTGTTAACTTCTTCTTATGGAGTGCATTTTATTTTTGCTACCGGGCGTCATCATGTTAATGTCATTAAAATACGTGATAGTTTAAAAATTGACGCATATATGATTACTTCTAATGGTTCTCGCGTGCATAATGTTTTGGGAGAGTTGATATTGTCTTATGATTTAGATCCAGTTATTGCTGGTGAATTATTAAATGTGGTATCTAGGGATGAGAAAATTCTTATTAATATTTTTAGGAATGATCAATGGTTTATTAATCGTGATAGGATGGATCATGAACATTTTTTTCGTGAGTTTGGGTTTTCGTATGAAGTATATCAGCAGGATGAATTACCTACAGATGGTATTTGCAAGATATATTTTACTAGTGCAGATTGTAATCGTTTACTAGTGTTAGAAAATTTATTGAAGCATCGTTGGGGTGATTATATTAATATTAGTTTTTCATTACCTATGTGTCTTGAAGTGATGCCTATTGGTGTTTCTAAAGGTCATACTTTAGCACGGGTGGTGGATATTTTAGGGTATAGTTTGAAAGATTGTATTTCTTTTGGGGATGGAATGAATGACAGGGAAATGTTGGCGATGGCTGGAAAGGGATGCATTATGGGTAATGCTCATCAACTTTTAAAGGATACATTACCGTTTTTAGAAGTTATTGGTAGCAATGAAGATGATGCTGTGCCTCGTTATTTGCAATCATTGTTTTTGGGAATTTAA